Part of the Bacteroidia bacterium genome, TCCTTCTATGGGACAGGAAGAATGGGAAGCAACGAAAGAACCTATTTTTTCGGGTTGGGTTACGCAAGGTCCTAAAGTAGCAGAGTTCGAAAAATTATTTGCGAAACGCCATAAAGTGAAACACGCCATTGCAGTTTCTAACTGCACTACGGCTTTGCACTTAGCTTTAGTAGCTTTAGGTATTAAAGCAGGAGATGAAGTGATTGTTCCCGCATTTACATGGGTTTCAACTGC contains:
- a CDS encoding aminotransferase class I/II-fold pyridoxal phosphate-dependent enzyme, translated to MIMEKRMIPISLPSMGQEEWEATKEPIFSGWVTQGPKVAEFEKLFAKRHKVKHAIAVSNCTTALHLALVALGIKAGDEVIVPAFTWVSTA